The following are encoded in a window of Thermococcus sp. CX2 genomic DNA:
- a CDS encoding fumarate hydratase, with the protein MIDAIVEAIRLAVTRIPEDTVLAIRRAYELEENPVARFNLENILRAIEIGREEGIPVCQDTGTLTFFIEAGVRSPFLGEVEAWIIEATRRATKDIPLRPNAVDLLTNQNSGDNTGRFVPVIHWELVEGDSLRIAVLPKGGGSENCSALAMLTPSRGLEDLKEFLLRHVSSCGGKPCPPVVLGIGIGGSAETALTLAKKALLRPVGERHPDGRIAKLEEELLEDINALGIGPMGMGGKTTALDVKIEYAHRHPASFPAGIVVQCWANRRAFLEVSADGNVRVWQ; encoded by the coding sequence TTGATTGATGCCATTGTAGAAGCCATCAGACTTGCCGTCACGCGCATTCCAGAGGACACCGTTCTGGCAATTAGGCGGGCCTACGAGCTTGAGGAAAATCCAGTAGCCCGGTTCAACCTCGAGAACATCCTCAGGGCGATAGAAATTGGCAGGGAGGAGGGCATTCCCGTCTGTCAGGACACAGGGACCCTGACCTTTTTCATTGAAGCCGGGGTAAGAAGCCCTTTTCTCGGCGAAGTTGAGGCGTGGATCATCGAGGCAACTAGAAGGGCAACGAAGGATATACCGTTGAGGCCGAACGCCGTTGATTTGCTCACTAACCAAAACTCAGGCGACAATACTGGCCGCTTTGTGCCGGTGATCCACTGGGAGCTGGTTGAAGGTGACTCGCTAAGGATAGCCGTTCTTCCCAAGGGCGGTGGAAGTGAGAACTGCTCTGCTCTGGCTATGTTGACTCCTTCGCGTGGCCTGGAGGATCTTAAGGAGTTCCTCCTTCGGCACGTCAGCTCCTGCGGCGGCAAACCCTGTCCCCCGGTTGTGCTGGGAATCGGGATAGGGGGAAGCGCCGAGACGGCCTTAACCCTCGCCAAAAAAGCCCTTCTCAGGCCGGTAGGTGAGAGGCATCCCGACGGTAGAATAGCCAAGCTCGAGGAGGAACTTTTGGAAGATATAAACGCCCTTGGAATCGGCCCGATGGGGATGGGCGGTAAGACCACAGCCTTGGACGTCAAAATCGAGTATGCCCACAGACATCCTGCTTCCTTTCCGGCTGGCATTGTCGTCCAGTGCTGGGCCAACAGGAGGGCGTTTCTTGAGGTGAGCGCCGATGGGAACGTTAGAGTCTGGCAGTAA
- a CDS encoding hydroxyacid dehydrogenase, with the protein MKVLVAAPLHEKAIEVLKNAGFEVVYEEYPNEERLIELVGDVEAIIVRSKPKVTRKVIEAAPKLKVIGRAGVGLDNIDLEAAKERGIKVVNSPAASSRSVAELTIALIFAVARKIAFADRKMREGVWAKKQSMGIELEGKTIGVVGFGRIGYNVAKIAKALGMNVLLYDPYPNEERAKEVGGKFVSLEELLKESDVVTLHVPLIDATYHLINEERLKLMKPTAILINAARGAVIDTEALVKALQEGWIAGAGLDVFEEEPLPKDHPLTKLDNVVLTPHIGASTVEAQMRAGVQVAEQIVEILKG; encoded by the coding sequence ATGAAGGTACTGGTTGCGGCACCGCTGCACGAGAAAGCCATCGAGGTTTTGAAGAACGCCGGTTTTGAGGTAGTTTATGAAGAGTATCCCAACGAGGAGAGGCTCATAGAGCTCGTTGGGGACGTCGAGGCGATTATAGTCAGGAGCAAGCCAAAAGTGACCAGGAAGGTCATCGAGGCGGCTCCAAAGCTCAAGGTCATCGGAAGGGCTGGTGTCGGCCTCGACAACATCGACCTTGAGGCCGCCAAGGAGAGGGGCATAAAGGTCGTCAACAGCCCGGCTGCCTCGAGCAGGAGCGTCGCCGAGCTGACGATAGCTCTAATTTTCGCGGTCGCAAGGAAGATAGCCTTCGCCGACAGAAAGATGCGCGAGGGAGTCTGGGCGAAGAAGCAGAGCATGGGCATCGAGCTTGAGGGCAAGACCATCGGTGTAGTCGGCTTTGGCAGAATAGGCTACAACGTGGCCAAGATAGCAAAGGCCCTCGGCATGAACGTCCTCCTCTACGATCCATACCCGAACGAGGAGAGGGCTAAAGAAGTCGGAGGAAAGTTCGTCAGCCTGGAGGAGCTTCTCAAGGAGAGCGATGTTGTTACCCTCCACGTCCCGCTCATCGATGCCACCTACCATCTCATAAACGAAGAGCGCTTAAAGCTCATGAAGCCAACCGCCATCCTCATCAACGCGGCCAGAGGAGCCGTTATAGACACCGAAGCCCTTGTCAAGGCCCTGCAGGAGGGCTGGATAGCTGGAGCTGGCCTCGACGTCTTCGAGGAGGAGCCCCTGCCGAAGGACCACCCGCTGACTAAGCTCGACAACGTCGTCCTAACGCCCCACATAGGCGCTTCAACGGTCGAGGCCCAGATGAGGGCCGGCGTCCAGGTGGCGGAGCAGATAGTTGAGATTCTGAAGGGCTAA